A genome region from Brassica oleracea var. oleracea cultivar TO1000 chromosome C2, BOL, whole genome shotgun sequence includes the following:
- the LOC106324708 gene encoding protein SYS1 homolog codes for MFYGTAVWDPWLIVAQIICLQCSFYLSLGVFMILFLGLRVPRLSLVYFFDYATLTTSTLTGWCVIASFFFASLAGAVYMIFLVERARKCLDFSATLYIIHLFFCILYGGWPSSMAWWVVNGTGLAVMALLAEYLCIKREQREIPMDRFHSRV; via the exons ATGTTCTATGGCACAGCTGTATGGGACCCATGGCTTATTGTTGCGCAGATTATCTGCCTTCAGTGTTCCTTCTATCTCTCTCTTGGAGTCTTCATGATCCTCTTCCTAGGCCTTCGTGTTCCTCGTCTTAGTCTTGTCTACTTTTTCGATTACGCTACTCTCACTACTTCTACCCTCACCGGTTGGTGCGTCATTGCTTCTTTCTTTTTCGCTTCACTCGCTGG GGCTGTGTACATGATATTTTTGGTGGAACGAGCACGGAAATGCCTTGATTTCTCTGCAACTCTCTATATCATACATCTCTTCTTCTGCATCCTGTATGGAGGATGGCCTTCGTCTATGGCTTGGTGGGTTGTTAATGGCACGGGGCTTGCTGTCATGGCACTGCTAGCTGAGTACCTCTGCATTAAACGCGAACAGCGAGAAATTCCTATGGATCGTTTCCATTCAA GGGTTTGA
- the LOC106323892 gene encoding uncharacterized mitochondrial protein AtMg00240-like, protein MDSVVKLRRDSGTSLDDPSPYRKLIGRLLYLTITRPDITYAVHCLSQFMSAPTDRHLQAVYRVLKYIKNNPDQGLFYSAKSEVCLNAFADSDWATCSNSRRSIT, encoded by the coding sequence ATGGATTCGGTTGTCAAGCTTCGTCGTGATTCTGGTACTTCACTTGATGATCCTAGCCCTTATCGTAAACTCATTGGTCGTCTACTTTATCTTACGATCACCCGTCCGGACATTACCTATGCGGTGCATTGTCTGAGCCAATTCATGTCTGCACCAACGGATAGACATTTGCAAGCTGTTTATCGAGTGTTGAAGTATATTAAGAACAATCCAGACCAGGGATTGTTCTACTCTGCAAAGTCTGAAGTGTGCCTCAATGCGTTTGCTGACTCTGATTGGGCTACTTGTTCAAACAGTCGACGCTCGATTACGTGA
- the LOC106323895 gene encoding protein SYS1 homolog, producing MFYGTAVWDPWLIVAQIICLQCSFYLSLGVFMILFLGLRVPRLSLVYFFDYATLTTSTLTGWCVIASFFFASLAGAVYMIFLVERARKCLDFSATLYIIHLFFCILYGGWPSSMAWWVVNGTGLAVMALLAEYLCIKREQREIPMDRFHSMTEVLSAK from the exons ATGTTCTATGGCACAGCTGTATGGGACCCATGGCTTATTGTTGCGCAGATTATCTGCCTTCAGTGTTCCTTCTATCTCTCTCTTGGAGTCTTCATGATCCTCTTCCTAGGCCTTCGTGTTCCTCGTCTTAGTCTTGTCTACTTTTTCGATTACGCTACTCTCACTACTTCTACCCTCACCGGTTGGTGCGTCATTGCTTCTTTCTTTTTCGCTTCACTCGCTGG GGCTGTGTACATGATATTTTTGGTGGAACGAGCACGGAAATGCCTTGATTTCTCTGCAACTCTCTATATCATACATCTCTTCTTCTGCATCCTGTATGGAGGATGGCCTTCGTCTATGGCTTGGTGGGTTGTTAATGGCACGGGGCTTGCTGTCATGGCACTGCTAGCTGAGTACCTCTGCATTAAACGCGAACAGCGAGAAATTCCTATGGATCGTTTCCATTCAA TGACAGAGGTTCTCTCTGCAAAATAG